A genomic stretch from Carcharodon carcharias isolate sCarCar2 chromosome 27 unlocalized genomic scaffold, sCarCar2.pri SUPER_27_unloc_1, whole genome shotgun sequence includes:
- the LOC121273722 gene encoding gastrula zinc finger protein XlCGF8.2DB-like: HSGERPFTCSECGKGFSDSCSLLTHQRVHSGEKPFTCSDCGKGFTQLPHLQIHQRVHTWERPFICSECGKRFTQSSHLLRDRRVHTGERPFTCSECGKRFTDLSALRMHRRVHTSERTFTCSECGKGFTQLSHLQRHQRVHTRERPFTCSECGKGFSDSSSLLTHQRVHTGEERPFTSSDCGKGFTQLSHLQRHPRVHTGVRPFTCSDCGKGFTQLSHLQRLQRVHIGKKPFTCSK; the protein is encoded by the exons cacagcggtgaaaggccattcacctgctctgagtgtgggaaggggtttagtGATTCATgctccctgctgactcaccagcgagttcacagtggggagaagccgttcacctgctctgactgtgggaagggattcactcagttaccccacctgcagatacaccagcgagttcacacttgggagagaccattcatctgctctgagtgtgggaagagattcactcagtcatcccacctgctgagggacaggcgagttcaca ctggggagaggccgttcacctgctctgagtgtggaaagagattcactgaTTTATCCGCCCTACGGATGCATCGGCGAGTTCACACCAGTGAGAGAaccttcacctgctctgagtgtgggaagggattcactcagttatcccacctgcagagacaccagcgagttcacaccagggagagaccattcacctgttctgagtgtggaaagggatttagtgattcatcctccttgctgactcaccagcgagttcacactgg cgaggagagaccattcacctcttctgactgtgggaagggattcactcagttatcccacctgcagagacacccgcgagttcacaccggggtgaggccattcacctgctctgactgtgggaagggattcactcagttatcccacctgcagagactcCAGCGAGTTCACATCGGaaagaagccgttcacctgctccaag